DNA sequence from the Cucumis melo cultivar AY chromosome 6, USDA_Cmelo_AY_1.0, whole genome shotgun sequence genome:
CTATGGTGGACGTGAATCCTCTAGTCTCTGCTGTGGACACTTGGAAGATTCAAAACTACCTTAAAATATGGTGTCTTAATCTGATCCCTTAACCCAATTAGAGGCCTTCCTTCCTTCTCTTATCTTTCCCTTCTTTAACACAATTTCTTTTACTATATCTCAATCTCTGAGTTTCTCCAAAAGTGTTTGATTTCCCTATTCAGCAAAATGGCTTTGCTGAGTCCTCGATTGCATAGATTCCGGCTAACTAAGCTCCACCATGTCTCCGCCTCCAAACCCACCAAAACAACTAAGCTCACTCTCAGAAAAAAAGCCAGATGCTGCTCTGCCATAGCTATTGATGCTCCATCTTCTTTAACAGGTGCTGCGGGAATCAGATGGGGTTCCACTACTTTGCAAGGCTTGCGGGAAGAAATGGAAGACGATGCTGTTGTGTGGTCTGATGGTTTCAATGATTTCTTGTTTGCTGCAGTGTTCGATGGCCATGGTGGCTATTCCTCTGTCAAGTTCCTCAGGTGGGGATAATAACAGGAAACTTCTGGTGAAATCTTTAAGGGATTTTTTAGTTCAATTTGACTTGTGAATGTATCAACAGTAGAATTGAGGGTCTAACAATATCCTTGATTTACCATTAATTTTGATATTTAGCAATAGTAAAGcataatcattaatcatcatgACAAAAAAAGTAGATTACTGAAAGAATGTGTTAAGGTGggtttattttatattatacgTTATGAAATCTACAATAAGCAAAACGTTAAAAGAAGATAAATCAACACATTGATTTACGTAGTTTACCGATAATAGGTCAGCTATGTTCATAGGCAGAGAGagaacaattttattattagaAAAAGAATATTAGGTGAAGGCACCTCAGGATTTGGAGAGTTTATATACAGCCCACTTTTTAAAATTACATGCTTAGTCAATTGAAACACCCGATAACTAATTCATGGCATTCCAAAAATATGGATGTTTTCCGTATTCTCATTTTGGGGTTTTAATAGAAATAATGGCTTTGACAATTGTATTGGTGTAAATAATACGCTAACAGGGAGGAGCTGTACAAAGACTGCGTGGCAGCCCTGCAGGGCGGTCTGCTATTGAATGGAGGGGATTTTGAAGTGATAAAAGCGGCTTTGGAGAAGGCTTTTGATGATACTGATAAGAGACTACTCCTATTGTAAGTGGAAAGTGCAGTTTTAGTTTTAGGATAGGTTTGGTTATATGCTCTCAGTGCAATTCTAGTTCTTTTATTTGACACAAATTTACTCGACTTTTCAAAGGCTTGAGGCAGCTGGGGAGGAAGATGAATCTGGTGCCACAGCAACCGTTGCATTCATTCGAAATGATGTGCTGTTCATTTCACATCTCGGTGACTCTTGTGTTGTAAGCGTCAACCCGTTTTAAGCATTGTCATTTATTATTTGTCTGTGCAAATTCAAATCTTCTCGTTCTGAGAGCATGAAGAAACAAAATGAAAGCTTGAAGGATAGCAACTTGCCTAAGGCATTCACTAAAATTTCTTATGTTTTTGAACCATAGATTCTTCGAAGGGAGAGGGAGTTCTTCCTACGGTATTTGGTCCTTAGTTAAATTCTCTATTTCTCTTTGTCTTCCTACGGTTTTTGTGCAATTATTCTATAGGTCTCATTTTACTTGACTAGAGCCCATTCTTGTGGTTGGCTCCCTTTTTGCGCTTCTAGTATTTCTATGTCCGTGAAAAATTTTCACCTTTTCTCTTGAAAGTCCCGATTTTCATTTTAAAGAGATGTAAATATGTTTTTGAAGAAAAGTGCCTAGAAAATAGAACAAGAAACACACCCTGGGACATCAAAGATCTTCTTAGTTCATAATTGGTTTGTTGATGGCAGGTGTTATCTCGTTCTGGCGGAGCACAGGTGTTGACTAGTTCTCATCGGCCTTATGGAAATAACAGCACATCACTACAAGAGATTAGAAGAATTAGAGAAGCAGGTGGATGGGTGTGTGTTTCTCTTGAAATTGGCCGCATGTCTTATGAGAGTAACTTTGCCCGAATAACATTTAAGAGAAAAAGAGTTAGAGAAAGAAagtaattaatattattagacAAGTTTAATTCTGTTTATGCTTTCTTTGTTGTAATTTTAGTTTTATCTGATTAAATAAGATTGCTCAATTGACATAGTGCTTTGTACTATTGactttggagggaaaagttcaATTCCCCCATCACACATGTTTGTCAAAAAAATAAAGGTTTTATCTGATTTTTCATGTATTTGATGAAGCTCATTGTTGCTCACTGTCCTGTTTGAAATAGGAAATGTAACATAGGACTCGGTCATTATGTCATGTTGAAATGATGATtgtcaattttatttttcacaatCCCCACTTATTCTTTGAAGCCTTACAATTTAGATGCTCATTCAGCTTCTGGTGTCTTTAGATTGTCAATGGGAGAATCTGTGGTGACATCTCTGTATCACGTGCATTTGGTGACATACGATTCAAGACGAAGAAAAGCGAGTTTAGTCTTTTACTCTCCTTCTAATATTCTCCAGCACTAGAATATTTCTTTCTGTTGAGCCTATAATGATATACTTATACTGAGTCTCATATGTCATTCCTGATGGCTCATTCTATGTAAAAGGATGCTACAGAAAGGAGTTGAAGAAGGAAGATGGTCAGAAAAATTTATTTCTCGGTAGGTATGCTTTTATAATTCCTCACTTCTATcatctttatttaatttttcgaTGCCTACCATATAGTGTTTGGCTTCTTTTATTTGTCATGGATTGCTAATTACTGGATTACTATATTTTTAGTTATATTGCTTGTTTATTCCAAATACTAATTGACTTTACAAGGCAATTTGACCGTTAATACTTTTAACTCATCAGTGTACAGTTCAATGGAGATTTGGTTACTGCATCACCAGAAATTTTCCAAGTTACACTCGGATCTAATGCTGAGTTTGTTCTGATGGCATCGGATGGCCTATGGGATTACATGAATAGGTCCGTTGGGACTCATTTTAGTCCCTAAGTTGTTTCTAGGATCTAACCATTATGTTCAGAAGTTAATTTATCAGATTGTCATCAACTTCGATCTAGGCAGACAAAATAACCGCCATTTTGGGTATTATTTCAGCTCTGATGCGGTTGGGTTTGTTCGAAATGAACTTAGACAGCATGGCGACGTTCAGGTGTACATCATGTTAAATTGTTAATTACCTGTATTCTTTTACTCACTATTTTTTGATTTCACCTTCTATAATTACCTCATCCCTTGCTTGTGGTTCAACTTCTAACTTCTCATTACTTTGATTTTCAGCTAGCTTGTGAAGCCCTCGCCCAAGCAGCCTTGGTACTTAATTCATAccatttgatttgttttatagCTTTCAATTAGAAGGATTTGCTTAGAAATTATATTAAAGAACATATTGTTTTTGTATTATGCAGGACAAAGGTTCACAAGACAATATCAGCATTATCATGGCTGATTTAGGGTGAGTTTCTGTTAAAGTATGCTTATTTTATGAGGGGACAAAGAGAGTTGAGACATATTGTTAGGCACTAAAAGAGCAAAGTTAAAATGGCTTTGCTTCTTTCCAAATGCATGTAATCAATAAACATAAACATTCTTCTGAGAAGCTAACTGATATTAAGAGTGAGATTTACTTAAATCTACAAAAATGATCTAAACTAACTGGCAATGCAGGCGGACAGATTGGCAAAATTTGCCCCTTCAGCAAGACAATGTCATATTTGAACTGGCTCAAGCTTTCGCTACAATCGGACTCGTTTCGTTAGGTATTTGGTGGGCATCCTCTAGTTTCTCTCTTTAAAGTTGATGTCTCCCACTATTGTAAAATCAAGTTCTTCTTCAATACTTTTCACCTGTAAAGTGTAATTGAGTAGTCATACAATGTATCACATCCTAGCTAGTTTAGTCAAACTTTACATACCCTCATGAGAATGCAAAAGTCTTCTTTCCCTTACGGTTTGAATCGTAAATCGTTGGATCTTTGATTTCTCATTTTCTATCGAAAGTAAAAATGTCTTCAGACAATTTAACCACTTCCCATACAAGATCTAAAGCTTGAACGTTTTACTTCTTTGTCTTGTCTTGATGGGAAAGCTAGCTTGGAATGGCTTAGATTATGACCAGCACCGTCGTAACGGCAAAATGTGGATCATCAGtgattattttcattttcaatataACAATTGAAAGATGAAATAGGCATTCTATAGTAACAGGAAGATGAAGCAGCACACAATTATCTGGTTTGAATCTCTTAAACACAGCTGGTATACTGCCTAGACATTAGTTGCTATTTAACTTCATATACTCGCTATCCAGGTTCGTTTTCAAATAAATGGAAGTTCAGAAGCTCTTTTCTTTCTAGTTTCTTCACGTGGATTATCATATGTTGTTTGAAATGAGGGCCATGAAGTCCCTTTTAGGTCTAGAAAATCTAGTGCAGAAGACAGACATTTGATTCCTTTCTCATATGATTGCATTTATTCCTCTAATATAAATATTTCTACCACAAACTTGTGAGTTTCATCCCACAAAACTCACTTGGATTACTATGGCCTTACAACAAACATACCCATTTGGCCATTTCTTTCTCATTAGTTTGAGTCCTATGGCTTTCAAGGTGCAGGTTTCAAAGGCTTGTGCTTTCGGTTTGCCACAAGATCATCATAATTAGATCTGTCAATTGTCAGAAGCTTCCTTATTTCCATTTGGAATCCATCCTTCATGAAAGGAAATATTACTGCTAGGTAATCATTACAATACCGATGAGTGGATAAATCAAGGGTCAGGTCAGAACTATTCTTAATGGGTGAGGAATATATTCACGTCTAATGtttgtttatatattattatctttGGATCTCTCCCTTGTTTTTTCATGGTAGGGCAGTTAGTGTAAAGAGAAGTAAATAGCTTCGGAACATGAAAAATCCAAATATCCACTTTTCTCCATAGATCTAATAGTAAAATTGATAAAAGCAACTTTATTGATTTATGATATAATGTAGataaatcaacatgttgatgaGCTATGATGATCAACATGTGACCAGACCCTTATATTAAAGTACACTATGATATGATAGAAACTAATGGGCATGCCAATAGACTTTGGTCAACATGTTTATATACATAAAACTCGAATATACATTTATGTCTAATAGGCTTTGATATCGTTGTTTATTTCTATATGTTAATTATTTCTTTAAACACAAACATGAATACATCCTTAAAGATGAAAACAAATCTCTAAGAATTATAGTGTACCTTACATCAAATGCCATTGCACAAATAATGGAATCCCTAGACGATATATGTCCCAGAATGTTTTAGGGATGAACCTATCAACATATTGATCCTAAGTCACAATTACCCAAGCAAATTGTCGTCAATTAATGATAATCCAAAAAGTAGGTGCTAGTTGATTGCATCTATTATTGTTTGTCTGTGTTTTGTAATACTAGTGAACTATGAAacattaaaatcaaaatatgtAATTTGATTGAAAACCGGAAGGTGTTCAATCTAATTGTGCTTTAAAATTACATAAAGCTTACTATCTTTAGTAACATTGCTGCAACAATATCAGAATTATGAATCTACAACATTTTACCTTTACTGTTACCATTAGAGCCAAAGAATCAAAGTATAGGTAAGATAAAATGtgatatttttgtaattttaaacaAACAGGATTAAAAGCAATTCAATTACATTTTCGATCCTAATACACCAATGAAATATCATTATAATTATGGTAACTCCCATTATGTATTAGTAAACGTGACATATCTATCACAATCTATAACATGTTTATTGGTTTCTATTAGAGTTTATTGATATTACTTTTCTCTTGCGTTGTTCATCTACTCTCTGAAAGTATATATATgttatgtatgtatatgtaaaaGGAAGAAACGAGAAGAAATGGGAGGAAGAAAGTGAAGTATTCTTTCCAGAGGAAGAAACACATTGGTAAGAAGTCATACAATCATTTCATATTTGGAAGAATTTTCTTATGAgctgaatttaaattttggtatTTTTACAAATTATCTTATATGTTtcattatatttgtaattattttcacgcatttttttttgctatatttgcaaacaaagaaaggaaaaagaaaaaaaaaattaaaaacaaagtaAAGGATGAAAGAAggaaataatttagaaaaaagaattataataaaTGAAATTAAGAAAAGGAGTAAAATGAGGACAGGAGCTTTCTCTACAACAATTACtagttgaaaatgaatcaaaatCCAAAGGGGTGGGTTAAGGGTTTAGTAAAATTGTAACCCAATACACTTTATATGCAAATGAAATCTAAAATCTAAGCTTCAAAAAGTGgggcaaaaaattaagaaaaatcaaAGTTCATCATGGTAATAATCATCTTCATAATCTCCATTCTGATTTTCATATACTGTGCTGTAGAAAGCATACTCATGATTAAGCATTTCATCAATTGTTAAGTACCCATCTTTATTGTCATCAGCCTGCATTGTTCAATTTTAATTACCACACATTAACTAACACATTATTAACTCATCTTTGAGTTTGATTATTTTAACTTAATCTCTTCAATTCCACTACTAATTAAGTACCTCATTAATCAAATGACTTGTGTAATGTTGAGCATAAGACACTTCTCCAGGATGAAGATACTGGAACAACGGTCTTATTTCTTCCACTGACAGCACTCTGCACAAAAATGTTTGATATAAGAAATATATTAACAACATAAATAAGAGGGAACCAACAAAAccattataaatattttcaagtaCACCGAAACAAGTCTAAATATTACGTTGGTCCCtatactttttgttttttattcattttggtCCTTGAACTTTAGAAAATGTGACAACTTTGGTCCCTtgaaaatgatataaaaatgaaataaagtGATCAACACGGTCACTCTCAAGAGTACAAAAACCAAAATGAACATTTTGAAATTACAAGAACCAAAGTTAAAAGTTTGTAAACTAAAATGAACATATTGAAAGTATCACTAAAATTAAACGTCAAaagtataaaaactaaaatagtaactagaaaaaaaagtcatttcGACGAGCTGATAGAAACTTTTATCACATTGGTATATATAAAATTTCCCGAAAAATAATTCTCCAAACAAATGCATTGCCATACTCATCCTCGTCAAGATCAAGCTCATCAAACTTCTCTTCAGCGGTCGGTATGTCGTCGCCTTGAGTTTCAAATTCGATATAGTTCTTGTATATATCGTATGTATGGTGAAGGAATTCATCAAAATTGAGCTTTCCATCTCTGTCATGGTCCATGCGCCTGCATATGAATGAATTAAACAGGAAGATGATggtttggttttctttttacATTACAATGAAGATGAGAGAAGTTTATGGATTCAAGTATAGGGGAAGAAGTTACTTCATTTTCTGTGCCAACAGCCAGTTTTGTATTCGGTAATTGCTGCTATCTTCTGGGTGGAGGAAACTGCAAGATACAAGTATCTCATAccctttaaaaataaaaatcgaaAACCTTTTTGTCTCGGTTAGATTCAGTTTAGTCATTACCTGAATTGATTAAACCATTAGTATTTTTAAGAACTTATAGAAAAATAGTGTAAGATCACAAGAAATTTTTAGAAGCAAACAAATTAATATCGgagactaaatttaagatttattgaaaattagagactaaaattaaacaaactaaAGGATTTTAACCttagaaaaattataaatcatttaaaaaattacaatgCTACATTTGAGTGTAAATTAAAACTTGAAAGAATATGATGATGACGTAGAATAAAGAATGAAACTTGAACACTACCACACCGTTCTAGGTGATAATCACCACACGTGTCCAAGGTCTCGATTTTCCTCTAATTTTGACACACTACGAAATGTTAATGATAATTTtgtaataaaattttgaaaagaagaGTATAAATCTATTGTGCGTCCATACTACACCTAACTAAACGCTGCCATGTGACAGTTCGCTTTATATGTTGATATATATTAGTGTGTAgtaattaaggttaaaaataGTGAAGTAGGCCTTATTATTTATGGGAGAGGAAGATGGGACATTACTCTTTCAGTTCATCAAAATGTAGTAAGCCATTCTGGTCAACATCTGCATTTGTGAATTGCTTTATCCACCATCCAGCTTCTCCATATCCCGTTTCATTTCTTGCTGTTTCATTTAATAATATCATTTTCAGTATTTTATTTCACTCACTCCCACAATGTCAAAAATAATAGCCTGACTTACAAAAGTTACCTTCTGCTTTTTCTGAAAATGATATAcaatttttttggaaaaattaCTAAGTTCCCATTCGTCTCAATGTTGGATAAAAGGTTTTACATGTCTAAATGTTGTTCCTTTGTACTCAATCTAATGTACTGTACTTTTCCTCACTCACAATGTTCCTATTATCAATTTTTCAGTCAAACATTTTTGCTCAACAGATTGCTTACACTTCTATATTTTAATTAGGTAAGTTTTTTGGTTATTAGGTTTTGCAtctcaaatctaaaaaatattattctttttaagttttgaatttgatttcaatttagtttttaGGCTTCAAAAGTGTTAGTACTTTTGGTTCAATTCCATccctaaaatttcaaaatatatacattttattagGAGCATTCaaaaaattaactttatttaaaTTAGGTTATCATTTGGACTAAGTTGAACTGTTCAGCGGTTCATCTAAATCATACCAAACTAACCCAAATTTATTACTAACTTTTCAAACGTATATTCTTTTTTgacttgaaagaaaaaaaaaaaaaaaacaaaaatgcaCTAAAGATTTAACCTACTGTTTTTTTCGTGaagataaataatttgttatttttgtcaattttttaaaaatttccaTTTGCATGGTACTATTCTATTCCTaatctttattttaattttattttatttcagtAATGTTTTGATAATTTATTCTCCTCCTAttcttaaaatttgttttttttttttttgcaatttattttctattatataaattaaaattgagtttttaATCTatgtaaaaataattaaaacaaatgtatgcattaacattttagaacaaaaaattacataaatgaTCTAAGCAAACtggaaaaaattaaataaaaaaattctatGGTTGGATTGAGTTAAATTTGTAATTCAAATTATTTCGGTAGAAGAAATATAGGACCTGAATAATAAGGTAGGGCCTAAAAAGTACTTCAATCCAACTCACAAATACTCCCTCCCATCTTTGCTAATAATTTTGAAAcgaaaatttaaaatctaataAAGACACAAAAACGGtgatgtttaattaattttaattctttgaaattaatttatttaaaataataaataagacattaacataaaatgaagaTTAAAAAGGGTTATAAAACCTAAGTataaatagaaacaaaattcaaacctctaaaattataacattttcaaaaacaaactaaattgaaacaaaaaccTTCAAAATGTAACATTATGAAACACAACACTAGAAAGAAATTAAACCCAAAAATcaccaaaaataaaatatttttgctTTCGATCTAAATCGTGTACTTCCTGAGAACATTCGTAGCAAGTAGACATAatcaaagaaatgaagaaaCGCGTACCAATATCTTCCTTAGTGAACTGCGGCAGATATTCATGGAATGAAATGGCGTTATCTCCATTCTTGTCGTAGAACTCCAATTGTTTCGTCGTTCTATAATTCAATCTTTCAATAGCTTGTCCATTAATCCAATCACTCAACTCCTCGTAACTGATAACCCCGTCTTTAGGCGAATTATCCAGCAAAGGAAACAACACAAGTAACCTCAACGAAATGTTCAATCTCCCGTCATCGTAGTAATTTCTATAAGCATCAGTAATCTTATGATTTTGATTTTCCACTCCAATCGCATTTTCACCACGTTCCTCTGCTTCTAATCTCTCCATTTCCGTAACAAGAGGATCGAAAGTAGGGTTTGGGAATTTGAATCCTAGACGACGAGTTGGTTGTTGATAGTTCCGACTGTGGAAATTGGAGGGAGAAATTAGGAAGAAGACAGCGAAGGCGGTGGCTGTAAGAACATATACCACCGCCTTCCCCATTTTTTCGGCGGCGGAAGGGATCGAGATAAGGTTAGATGGGGAAAACGGATACCTAGAGAAGGCCACATTTGAGAAAACAGAAGGGGAAAATGGGTGGAGGTTAGGGTAGGGGAAGAAGATGAACGGAGTACCGTTCACTCAGCTTTGCAATAATAGGCAACGGTGGAATCCATTCTGAGGCTCAGAGGTTTTGtatacaaaaatatttactCATAGAcgtcaata
Encoded proteins:
- the LOC103496050 gene encoding protein phosphatase 2C 57; this translates as MALLSPRLHRFRLTKLHHVSASKPTKTTKLTLRKKARCCSAIAIDAPSSLTGAAGIRWGSTTLQGLREEMEDDAVVWSDGFNDFLFAAVFDGHGGYSSVKFLREELYKDCVAALQGGLLLNGGDFEVIKAALEKAFDDTDKRLLLLLEAAGEEDESGATATVAFIRNDVLFISHLGDSCVVLSRSGGAQVLTSSHRPYGNNSTSLQEIRRIREAGGWIVNGRICGDISVSRAFGDIRFKTKKSEMLQKGVEEGRWSEKFISRVQFNGDLVTASPEIFQVTLGSNAEFVLMASDGLWDYMNSSDAVGFVRNELRQHGDVQLACEALAQAALDKGSQDNISIIMADLGRTDWQNLPLQQDNVIFELAQAFATIGLVSLGIWWASSSFSL
- the LOC103496051 gene encoding uncharacterized protein LOC103496051, giving the protein MGKAVVYVLTATAFAVFFLISPSNFHSRNYQQPTRRLGFKFPNPTFDPLVTEMERLEAEERGENAIGVENQNHKITDAYRNYYDDGRLNISLRLLVLFPLLDNSPKDGVISYEELSDWINGQAIERLNYRTTKQLEFYDKNGDNAISFHEYLPQFTKEDIARNETGYGEAGWWIKQFTNADVDQNGLLHFDELKDFLHPEDSSNYRIQNWLLAQKMKRMDHDRDGKLNFDEFLHHTYDIYKNYIEFETQGDDIPTAEEKFDELDLDEDEVLSVEEIRPLFQYLHPGEVSYAQHYTSHLINEADDNKDGYLTIDEMLNHEYAFYSTVYENQNGDYEDDYYHDEL